Proteins encoded together in one Phyllostomus discolor isolate MPI-MPIP mPhyDis1 chromosome 6, mPhyDis1.pri.v3, whole genome shotgun sequence window:
- the LOC114500905 gene encoding protein mago nashi homolog 2-like produces the protein MALARDFYWRYYVRHKGKFGHEFLEFKFWPDGKLRYANNSNYKNEVMIRKEAYTHKSVMEELTRITDDSEITTKEDDALWPPPDRVGQQELEIVIGDEHISFTTSKIGSLIDVNKSKDPEGLQVFYYLVQDLKCLVFSLIGLHFNIRQSKLYVFEAIFIFN, from the coding sequence ATGGCTTTGGCCAGAGATTTCTACTGGCGCTACTATGTCAGGCACAAGGGCAAGTTTGGACACGAGTTTCTGGAATTCAAGTTCTGGCCAGATGGAAAACTTAGATATGCCAACAACAGCAATTATAAAAATGAAGTCATGATCAGAAAAGAGGCTTACACACACAAGAGTGTAATGGAAGAACTGACAAGAATTACTGATGACAGTGAAATTACCACAAAAGAAGATGATGCTTTGTGGCCTCCCCCTGACAGGGTTGGCCAACAGGAGCTTGAAATTGTAATCGGAGATGAACACATTTCTTTTACTACATCAAAAATAGGTTCTCTCATTGATGTAAATAAGTCAAAGGATCCCGAAGGCCTTCAAGTATTTTACTATTTGGTACAGGACCTGAAATGTTTAGTTTTCAGTCTTATTGGATTACATTTCAATATTAGACAATCTAAATTATATGTTTTTGaggctatttttatatttaattaa